The following coding sequences lie in one Psychrobacter arenosus genomic window:
- a CDS encoding SDR family NAD(P)-dependent oxidoreductase — MDITANAKLKRTPKDRIADLLMEVEPTRRINHLKRLAAGRSFEDELRHKVQGKRILVTGASSGVGRGAALGLLKAGAHVLLVARRSELLQEVADEAADYDGKAFIYTCDLSDDADRERLIAQIIKEHGGVDTIINNAGRSIRRTIYQAADRLHDYDRVMKINYFGAVNLTIPLVDRMRITGTGGHIINISTMGTQLNGTPRFGAYIASKMALDGFAESVAAETYNDGINWTTVHLPLTQTDMIAPAQNAWSGYPKLSLEAGVDMLLYAVAYEPIRVWHPGILTLGVVDRLFTKKMLKWKASEFPRYEPEKPLPRVAIIGAGMSGIAMAKTLKSAGSDDFVVYEKAASVGGTWRDNTYPGLTCDVPAHFYCYEDDLSPKWSRVFAPGSELRAYFEEVTEKRGLKEHIKFNSEIDEAKYEDGRWKIRTKSGETDEADVLVCATGVLHHPNIPDIPGKDTFAGPSFHSARWDHSIPLDGKRVGIIGNGSTGVQIVTALSEQCEQVTLFQRTPQWVISVPNPEIPKPLRKLAEKVPAIQRLSYNSFGSLFTNLFQAPLSPGWQRSFFSKGAKGSLSRVANDGLRARLTPDYAPMCKRMISSPKFYDAVQQPNVEVCTTHIDRIDPKGVITKDGQLHEFDILVFATGFHAQSYMRPMQVTGRDGMPLDAAWNEGPIAHNTTMIPGFPNLFTLMGPNSPIGNSSLVPIAEAQSRYALNWMERMRREGISEVEPTLEATEAFYEQVNKALGTTVWTSGCNSWYLNEDGRPILWPWPLDELTRRLTQIVESDFHLKRDDEMDAQLADGYRADSEEEFNSQLLKPDTLSPRPDSAAKKQATKVQPAKANEKDAKSEKGTEASQADQAKSKKADTAAMKTEKS; from the coding sequence ATGGATATTACAGCCAACGCAAAACTGAAACGTACCCCTAAAGACCGTATTGCTGACCTTCTTATGGAAGTCGAGCCTACCCGCCGTATTAATCATTTAAAAAGACTCGCCGCCGGGCGCTCATTTGAAGATGAGTTGCGTCATAAAGTCCAAGGTAAGCGTATCTTAGTGACAGGCGCTTCTTCGGGTGTTGGTCGTGGTGCGGCTTTGGGTCTGCTGAAGGCCGGAGCGCATGTGTTACTCGTCGCCCGCCGTAGCGAATTGCTACAGGAAGTCGCAGACGAAGCCGCCGATTATGATGGCAAAGCGTTCATCTATACTTGTGACTTGAGTGACGACGCAGACCGTGAAAGGCTTATCGCCCAAATTATCAAGGAGCACGGCGGGGTTGATACTATTATCAATAACGCAGGTCGCTCTATCCGCCGTACCATCTATCAAGCGGCTGACCGCCTTCATGACTATGATCGCGTCATGAAAATCAACTATTTTGGGGCTGTCAACCTGACTATTCCGTTAGTCGACCGTATGCGTATTACGGGCACTGGTGGTCACATCATTAATATCTCAACGATGGGCACGCAGCTCAATGGCACGCCAAGATTTGGTGCTTATATCGCTTCAAAAATGGCCTTGGATGGCTTTGCTGAAAGTGTTGCCGCTGAGACCTATAACGATGGTATCAACTGGACCACAGTGCATTTGCCGTTGACGCAAACCGATATGATTGCTCCTGCGCAAAATGCTTGGAGTGGCTATCCTAAACTGTCGCTAGAAGCCGGCGTAGACATGCTGCTGTATGCAGTAGCTTATGAGCCTATTCGTGTTTGGCATCCTGGTATTTTGACTTTAGGGGTTGTCGACCGCTTATTTACCAAAAAAATGCTTAAATGGAAAGCAAGCGAGTTCCCACGTTACGAGCCAGAAAAACCTTTACCAAGAGTCGCTATCATCGGTGCTGGCATGTCAGGTATCGCAATGGCGAAGACTTTAAAATCAGCGGGTTCTGATGATTTTGTCGTCTACGAAAAAGCTGCATCCGTAGGCGGAACTTGGCGCGATAACACCTACCCTGGATTGACTTGTGATGTGCCTGCGCATTTCTACTGTTACGAAGATGACTTATCTCCTAAGTGGAGTCGCGTGTTTGCACCAGGCAGTGAGTTACGCGCCTACTTTGAAGAAGTGACCGAAAAGCGTGGCTTAAAAGAGCACATTAAGTTCAATAGTGAAATTGACGAAGCCAAGTATGAAGATGGTCGTTGGAAAATTAGAACCAAATCTGGTGAGACGGACGAAGCCGATGTCTTAGTTTGTGCGACCGGCGTCCTCCATCATCCGAATATCCCTGATATCCCAGGCAAAGATACCTTTGCAGGCCCTAGCTTCCATAGCGCGCGTTGGGATCACAGCATTCCGTTAGACGGCAAGCGTGTAGGTATTATTGGTAATGGCTCTACGGGTGTGCAGATTGTCACTGCCTTATCTGAGCAGTGTGAGCAAGTGACGTTATTCCAACGTACGCCGCAGTGGGTCATCAGTGTACCTAACCCTGAGATTCCTAAACCGCTACGTAAATTGGCTGAAAAAGTTCCTGCTATTCAGAGACTATCGTACAATTCGTTTGGTTCGCTGTTTACCAACTTATTCCAAGCGCCACTCAGCCCAGGTTGGCAGCGCAGCTTCTTTAGTAAGGGGGCTAAAGGCAGCTTGTCTCGCGTCGCTAATGATGGTCTGCGGGCACGTTTGACCCCTGACTATGCGCCAATGTGTAAGCGTATGATCAGCTCACCGAAGTTCTATGATGCCGTGCAACAGCCTAATGTAGAGGTTTGCACTACCCATATTGATCGTATCGATCCAAAAGGGGTAATCACTAAAGATGGTCAGTTGCATGAGTTCGATATCTTAGTCTTTGCTACAGGTTTCCACGCGCAGTCTTATATGCGTCCGATGCAAGTAACGGGTCGTGATGGTATGCCATTAGACGCGGCTTGGAATGAGGGTCCTATCGCGCATAACACCACGATGATCCCAGGCTTCCCGAACCTATTTACCTTAATGGGACCGAACAGCCCGATTGGTAACTCATCACTGGTGCCTATCGCTGAAGCGCAATCAAGATATGCGCTAAATTGGATGGAGCGTATGCGCCGTGAAGGTATTAGCGAAGTTGAGCCTACGCTTGAGGCCACCGAAGCCTTTTATGAGCAAGTCAATAAAGCCTTGGGCACTACGGTTTGGACCAGTGGCTGTAACAGCTGGTACTTAAATGAAGATGGTCGTCCAATCTTATGGCCATGGCCGCTTGATGAGCTAACTCGTCGTCTGACCCAAATCGTCGAATCAGACTTCCATCTGAAACGTGACGATGAAATGGATGCCCAGCTAGCAGATGGCTATAGAGCGGATTCAGAAGAAGAGTTTAACAGTCAGCTGCTAAAGCCGGATACTTTAAGCCCTCGTCCAGACTCAGCTGCTAAAAAACAAGCCACCAAAGTACAACCTGCTAAGGCTAATGAAAAAGATGCTAAAAGTGAGAAAGGTACTGAGGCTAGCCAAGCGGACCAAGCTAAGTCGAAGAAAGCAGACACTGCGGCTATGAAAACTGAAAAATCTTAG
- a CDS encoding long-chain-acyl-CoA synthetase, protein MTSRHPDIITTSKILAKIPGVLRKFPKVKKGLAYATNDDTDVHTGLGFTFANAVAAHPDAIAVKYEDMQLTYRQLDEWSSQLANYLLAQGLKKGDVFGVALENRPEILCTCLAAAKTGGIVALINTSQSGKVLIHSVNLVKPKLLIIGAEMAKVFQEVREELEVPADGYYWWDDKDTYNHKTDTNTAAEGMTSIGPIIHEQSKVCPKTSKNIFLKDPLFYVYTSGTTGLPKAVVFNHGRWMKSFGLFGHSFNLTQKDTLYVTLPLYHATAMVVCWSCVVAGGSAFALQRKFSASNFWHDIKKFDATSFGYVGELCRYLIDTPPNEAEKGNRVTKVVGNGLRPSIWKDFKTRFGIKEVLEIYGSSEGNVGFSNLLNFDNTVGVCPIPFKLVAYDQEAGEPIRGKDGFMKKIRVGEVGLLLGEITDKAPFDGYTNVEKTQEKIFKDVFVKGDAYFDTGDLMRDIGFKHCQFVDRVGDTFRWKGENVSTTEVESIIADCTGISEAIVYGVEIEGTNGRAGMAAITLDDGVVFDEAFSKTFLAELNKHLPSYAVPVFIRLLKTIETTGTFKYKKNNLKDIAFNPAKTDDDLWVCLPKDDKFTRVNAAEYERIQTNNYRF, encoded by the coding sequence ATGACCTCACGCCACCCTGACATTATCACTACATCAAAGATACTTGCCAAGATTCCCGGCGTTCTTAGAAAATTTCCAAAAGTTAAAAAAGGTCTTGCCTACGCCACTAATGATGACACTGACGTGCATACCGGACTTGGCTTCACTTTTGCCAATGCAGTGGCGGCTCACCCCGACGCTATTGCCGTTAAATACGAAGATATGCAGCTGACCTATCGTCAACTTGATGAATGGTCTAGCCAATTGGCGAACTATTTATTAGCTCAAGGTTTGAAAAAAGGCGATGTTTTTGGCGTAGCTTTAGAAAACCGCCCTGAGATACTTTGTACCTGTTTGGCGGCCGCTAAAACCGGGGGTATTGTGGCTTTAATTAATACTTCGCAATCCGGTAAAGTATTGATTCATAGCGTTAATTTGGTTAAGCCTAAGCTGCTGATTATTGGCGCAGAAATGGCAAAAGTATTTCAAGAAGTCCGTGAAGAGCTTGAAGTGCCTGCAGACGGCTATTATTGGTGGGATGATAAGGATACCTATAACCATAAAACGGATACCAATACAGCAGCCGAAGGCATGACCTCGATTGGACCTATTATCCATGAGCAGTCTAAGGTCTGCCCTAAAACTAGCAAAAATATCTTCCTAAAAGACCCGCTATTTTATGTCTATACTTCAGGCACTACGGGCTTGCCTAAAGCCGTCGTGTTTAACCACGGCCGTTGGATGAAGTCTTTTGGTCTGTTTGGGCACTCTTTTAACCTAACTCAAAAAGATACGCTCTATGTGACCCTCCCTCTATATCATGCGACCGCTATGGTCGTTTGCTGGAGTTGTGTGGTCGCCGGCGGCAGTGCTTTTGCCCTACAAAGAAAGTTTTCTGCCAGTAATTTCTGGCACGATATCAAGAAGTTTGACGCCACTAGCTTTGGTTATGTAGGCGAGCTTTGCCGCTATCTGATCGACACCCCTCCTAATGAAGCTGAAAAAGGCAATCGCGTGACCAAAGTCGTCGGTAATGGTCTGCGCCCGAGTATTTGGAAGGACTTTAAAACCCGTTTTGGTATCAAAGAAGTGTTAGAAATCTACGGCTCGAGCGAAGGTAACGTGGGCTTCTCGAACCTATTAAACTTTGATAATACTGTCGGCGTCTGCCCTATTCCTTTTAAACTAGTCGCTTATGATCAAGAAGCCGGTGAGCCAATCCGTGGCAAAGATGGCTTTATGAAAAAGATTCGCGTGGGCGAAGTAGGTCTGCTATTGGGTGAGATCACGGATAAAGCCCCGTTTGATGGCTATACCAATGTAGAAAAGACTCAAGAGAAAATCTTTAAAGATGTCTTTGTAAAAGGCGATGCTTACTTCGATACCGGCGACTTGATGCGCGATATTGGCTTTAAACACTGTCAATTCGTTGACCGCGTTGGCGATACTTTCCGTTGGAAAGGCGAAAACGTCTCGACTACTGAAGTAGAAAGTATTATCGCAGACTGTACCGGCATTAGTGAGGCGATTGTCTATGGTGTAGAAATTGAAGGCACTAATGGTCGTGCTGGTATGGCGGCGATTACTTTAGACGATGGCGTAGTATTTGATGAAGCCTTCAGTAAGACATTCTTAGCGGAATTGAACAAGCATCTGCCAAGTTATGCGGTGCCGGTTTTCATTCGTCTGCTGAAAACGATTGAAACCACAGGCACGTTTAAGTATAAGAAAAACAACCTAAAAGACATTGCGTTTAACCCTGCCAAAACCGATGATGACTTATGGGTATGTTTGCCGAAAGATGACAAATTTACTCGGGTTAATGCGGCAGAATACGAGCGTATCCAGACCAATAATTATCGTTTCTAG
- a CDS encoding ferredoxin--NADP reductase codes for MSKFHTETVTHVHHWNESLFTIKTTRDAGLRFRNGEFAMIGIMVDGKPLMRAYSIASPNYEEHLEFFSIKVQDGPLTSRLQHIKVGEELLVSKKPTGTLVVDDLLPGKHLYMMSTGTGLAPFLSLARDPEVYEKYDKIILCHGVRRVEDLAYREMFEETLPNDELFGEWFREKFIYYPTVTREDFRNTGRITDLMKSGKLFEDIGLPAMNKDDDRVMICGSMPFNAEISEILDGFGLTVSPRMGVPADYLVERAFVS; via the coding sequence ATGTCAAAATTTCACACTGAGACGGTGACGCATGTGCACCACTGGAATGAGTCACTATTTACGATTAAGACGACTCGGGACGCGGGTTTGCGCTTTCGTAACGGTGAGTTTGCAATGATTGGGATTATGGTCGATGGCAAACCGCTAATGCGCGCCTACTCTATCGCCAGTCCCAATTATGAAGAGCATCTAGAGTTCTTTTCGATCAAGGTTCAAGACGGTCCATTGACCTCGCGCCTGCAACATATCAAAGTTGGCGAAGAGCTATTAGTCAGTAAGAAACCGACAGGCACGCTAGTAGTCGATGACTTATTACCCGGCAAGCACCTTTATATGATGTCCACAGGTACAGGTCTTGCGCCCTTCTTATCGCTGGCTCGCGACCCTGAGGTCTACGAGAAATACGATAAGATTATCTTGTGCCATGGCGTGCGCCGCGTAGAAGACTTGGCTTATCGCGAGATGTTTGAAGAGACCTTACCCAACGATGAGCTATTCGGCGAATGGTTCCGTGAGAAGTTCATCTACTACCCAACCGTCACCCGCGAAGACTTCCGCAATACCGGTCGTATCACTGATTTGATGAAATCAGGCAAATTATTTGAAGATATCGGCCTGCCTGCAATGAATAAAGACGATGACCGGGTTATGATTTGCGGTAGTATGCCGTTTAACGCGGAAATCTCAGAGATTTTAGATGGCTTTGGTCTGACCGTATCGCCACGTATGGGCGTGCCTGCTGATTACCTAGTTGAGCGTGCTTTCGTCAGCTAG
- a CDS encoding iron-containing alcohol dehydrogenase, protein MLAKTLVQRSSDAIHNLVPNNVSHNSYLALAKSRAKIMGVAMKHIPMPRPMLYTGEQATEELCASMVQAGHKHVLIVTDEILTKLGVIDRAVDYLKQNNVQYTVFDGVTPDPTYSVIEKGLDISKKAGCDSVLAIGGGSVIDAAKMIALSQGSGRSPQKLVGLFKARKPSLPLYALPSTSGTGSEATIGAVVSDDVTHQKSIAIDPKMVPIATAVDPHVMKGMPPKVTADTGIDVLTHAIEAWVSLFNDHDSDYYAASATKNVFKYLPRAYADGNDLEAREAMGIAAHNAGIALNKCSLGYVHAIAHQLGAYHGIPHGRANAIVLPYVLEFNAKASEKRIAKLVKRIGTAKDPKASDEKIAAEFVQEVKDLITSLGIDPVVKGMDEKNFGAMAKAAAKEVSDTYAVPKYMTADDIKGILRKIKAASEA, encoded by the coding sequence ATGCTAGCCAAAACTCTCGTACAACGTTCAAGCGATGCCATCCATAACCTAGTACCTAACAACGTCAGCCATAACAGCTATCTCGCCTTGGCCAAATCTCGCGCCAAAATCATGGGTGTGGCGATGAAACACATCCCTATGCCTCGTCCGATGCTATATACCGGTGAGCAGGCCACAGAGGAATTGTGTGCGTCTATGGTGCAAGCAGGGCACAAGCATGTGCTGATCGTGACGGATGAAATCTTGACCAAGCTCGGCGTCATCGATAGAGCAGTAGACTATCTAAAGCAGAACAATGTGCAATATACGGTCTTTGATGGCGTTACCCCTGATCCGACCTATAGCGTGATTGAAAAGGGTCTAGATATTTCTAAAAAAGCCGGCTGTGATTCTGTCCTAGCAATCGGTGGTGGTTCGGTTATTGATGCCGCCAAGATGATTGCCTTATCGCAAGGTAGCGGTCGTAGCCCACAGAAACTAGTAGGTTTATTTAAAGCTAGAAAGCCTTCATTGCCACTATATGCCTTGCCGTCTACTTCAGGTACGGGTTCAGAAGCGACTATCGGTGCGGTAGTGTCAGACGATGTCACGCATCAGAAGTCTATCGCTATTGACCCAAAAATGGTGCCTATCGCTACTGCAGTAGACCCTCATGTGATGAAAGGCATGCCGCCTAAAGTGACTGCGGACACGGGTATTGATGTGTTGACACACGCTATCGAAGCTTGGGTGAGCCTCTTCAACGATCATGATTCAGACTATTATGCCGCCAGTGCGACTAAAAACGTCTTTAAATACTTACCAAGAGCTTATGCTGATGGTAATGATTTAGAAGCACGTGAAGCTATGGGCATTGCCGCGCATAACGCAGGTATTGCTTTAAATAAATGCAGCTTGGGTTATGTGCATGCTATCGCGCATCAGTTGGGCGCTTATCACGGTATCCCGCACGGTCGCGCTAACGCCATCGTACTGCCGTATGTGCTTGAGTTTAATGCTAAGGCTAGTGAGAAGCGTATTGCCAAGCTGGTCAAGCGTATAGGCACTGCTAAAGATCCTAAAGCGAGTGATGAAAAAATTGCTGCGGAATTTGTGCAAGAAGTTAAAGACCTAATCACCTCGTTAGGCATTGATCCGGTGGTTAAAGGTATGGACGAAAAGAACTTTGGCGCTATGGCAAAAGCAGCGGCAAAAGAAGTTAGCGATACTTATGCGGTACCTAAGTATATGACTGCAGACGATATCAAAGGTATCTTACGTAAAATCAAAGCGGCTAGCGAAGCGTAG
- a CDS encoding AMP-binding protein — MEDKFWTKSYPEGVNAEVNCQQKNLPDFFDATFAKYANRDFSTNMGVTYSYDQIDIISRNIAAWIQSLGLAKGSTIGLMMPNVNQYLPIVIGVIRAGMVLTSINPLYTPRELKHQLTDSETKAIFILEPFCSVLEKVIKDTQVETVIISTLGDMLGTVKGNIVNLAAKHIKKAVPSYSLKSNSRYQVIPFKKVVTKGSKLKYARPVIKPEDLALLQYTGGTTGVAKGILVTNYNIVVATAQFEEWFKPIYKKILTDEQVNTIIALPLYHIYAFMLLLLGVRVGQHLTLVTNPRDMDGFIKILGERPFHIFPAVNTLYQGLLANPKFKELDFSPLKLSLAGGMAATPATAKNWLETTGLPIIEGWGMSESMGVGTANPLTNTEYNGNIGLPLPGIDINIRDDDENILGIGEVGEMCIKGDNIISGYHNMDNERFFTKDGYLKTGDVASMDDKGFIQIYDRKKDMLIVSGFNVFPNEVENVIEMHPKVAECSVVGVDHELQGQSVKAYVVKSDNSLTEKEILDFCKENLTGYKRPRNIEFIAELPKSTVGKILRHELRTAASESA, encoded by the coding sequence ATGGAAGATAAATTTTGGACTAAGAGTTATCCTGAAGGGGTAAATGCCGAAGTAAATTGCCAACAGAAGAACTTACCTGATTTTTTTGATGCCACCTTCGCCAAATATGCTAATCGAGATTTTAGTACCAACATGGGAGTGACTTACTCTTATGACCAAATTGACATAATCTCACGTAATATTGCGGCTTGGATTCAGAGTTTAGGGCTAGCGAAAGGCTCTACTATCGGTCTCATGATGCCAAACGTGAACCAGTATCTGCCTATCGTCATCGGGGTGATTCGTGCCGGTATGGTGCTAACGTCTATCAACCCCCTTTATACCCCACGTGAGCTTAAGCACCAATTAACAGATTCAGAAACTAAGGCCATCTTTATTTTAGAGCCATTCTGTAGCGTGTTAGAAAAAGTGATTAAAGACACCCAAGTAGAGACGGTTATTATCAGTACGTTGGGTGATATGTTGGGCACGGTCAAAGGCAATATAGTCAATCTTGCCGCCAAACATATCAAAAAAGCCGTCCCAAGCTATAGCCTAAAGTCCAATTCCCGCTATCAAGTCATTCCTTTTAAAAAGGTCGTGACAAAGGGCAGTAAGTTAAAATATGCGCGTCCTGTCATTAAGCCTGAGGATTTGGCGCTGTTGCAATATACCGGTGGCACCACGGGAGTGGCTAAAGGTATCTTAGTGACGAATTATAATATCGTGGTAGCGACTGCGCAGTTTGAAGAGTGGTTTAAACCGATTTATAAGAAAATTCTAACGGATGAGCAGGTTAATACCATTATTGCTTTACCGCTATACCATATCTATGCGTTTATGTTGCTACTGCTTGGCGTGCGCGTCGGCCAGCATTTGACGCTGGTGACCAATCCGCGTGATATGGATGGGTTTATTAAGATTCTAGGGGAGCGCCCTTTCCATATTTTCCCAGCAGTAAATACCTTATATCAAGGACTATTGGCAAACCCTAAGTTTAAAGAGCTGGATTTCTCACCGCTGAAACTATCGTTAGCCGGTGGTATGGCTGCCACCCCTGCGACTGCCAAAAACTGGTTAGAAACTACGGGTCTGCCTATCATCGAAGGATGGGGCATGTCAGAAAGTATGGGAGTAGGCACGGCAAACCCGTTGACCAACACAGAATACAACGGCAATATTGGCTTGCCACTCCCTGGTATTGATATCAATATTCGCGATGATGACGAGAATATCTTAGGGATCGGGGAAGTTGGCGAGATGTGTATCAAAGGGGATAATATCATCTCTGGTTACCACAACATGGACAATGAGCGCTTCTTTACCAAAGACGGTTACCTAAAGACCGGTGATGTGGCGTCAATGGATGACAAAGGCTTTATCCAAATTTATGATCGTAAAAAAGATATGTTGATTGTAAGTGGCTTTAACGTGTTCCCGAACGAAGTGGAAAACGTGATCGAGATGCATCCGAAAGTCGCTGAGTGCTCGGTTGTCGGCGTAGACCATGAGCTGCAAGGCCAGTCGGTCAAAGCGTATGTCGTGAAATCTGATAACAGCCTGACTGAAAAAGAGATTTTGGACTTCTGTAAAGAGAATCTAACCGGTTATAAACGCCCACGTAATATTGAGTTTATAGCGGAGCTGCCTAAATCTACGGTAGGGAAGATTCTACGTCATGAGCTGCGCACCGCGGCTAGCGAGTCTGCTTAA
- a CDS encoding CaiB/BaiF CoA transferase family protein, protein MPNAANTTIDLMADCLEGLRVVDLSRNLPGPFATRLLADLGADIVKIEPENGDPARALGGLFEALNHGKTTEKVNFRDPAGIQAIKDHLKDADVMLDSFRPGVLKGMGLDAETLYALNPKLVIVSILGYGAAASTDANVAINHDWADKAGHDINFMAMSGVLDQLKTAKGEQAMPNIQFADLAGGSDTAVIALLAAVFAAQRTGKGRHIAISMTHSLYNHMVMPKATGMLVKSFSGVNPPPQYDFLGGLLPCYRLYKTSDDRYMAVGSLELKFWQGLCEVLGLPELKNKHWQLGVMPNMPDSKEAAKQVKETFASQPLSHWTEAFAAADVCVTPVLTLDEAKEHPLFAHQDDHQATAGWQVTATAN, encoded by the coding sequence ATGCCTAATGCAGCCAATACCACCATTGATTTAATGGCGGATTGTCTAGAAGGGTTACGAGTCGTTGACTTGTCTCGTAACCTACCAGGCCCTTTTGCGACACGTCTGTTGGCCGATTTGGGCGCAGACATTGTCAAGATTGAACCTGAGAATGGCGATCCTGCCCGTGCTTTAGGCGGTCTCTTCGAAGCCTTAAACCATGGCAAAACGACTGAGAAAGTCAACTTTCGCGATCCCGCCGGTATTCAAGCGATTAAAGACCACCTAAAAGATGCCGACGTGATGCTAGACAGCTTCCGTCCCGGCGTTTTGAAAGGTATGGGCCTTGATGCTGAGACGCTATACGCGCTGAATCCAAAATTGGTCATCGTATCTATCTTAGGCTACGGCGCAGCCGCCAGTACCGATGCTAATGTGGCTATTAACCACGACTGGGCAGATAAAGCCGGCCACGACATCAACTTTATGGCGATGAGTGGCGTGTTGGATCAGCTAAAAACGGCAAAAGGCGAACAGGCTATGCCGAATATCCAGTTTGCTGATTTAGCCGGTGGTAGTGATACCGCAGTCATCGCGCTATTGGCCGCCGTGTTTGCTGCGCAGCGTACGGGCAAAGGCCGTCATATTGCTATCAGCATGACGCACAGCTTGTACAACCATATGGTCATGCCGAAGGCAACAGGGATGCTGGTTAAGAGCTTCTCAGGCGTTAACCCGCCGCCACAGTATGACTTCTTAGGTGGCTTACTGCCTTGCTATCGTCTGTATAAAACCTCAGACGATCGCTATATGGCAGTCGGCTCACTAGAGCTGAAATTCTGGCAAGGTCTATGTGAGGTGCTGGGTCTGCCTGAGCTGAAAAATAAGCACTGGCAGTTGGGTGTCATGCCGAATATGCCAGACAGCAAAGAGGCCGCTAAACAGGTCAAAGAGACCTTTGCTAGTCAGCCGCTTAGCCATTGGACCGAAGCCTTTGCAGCCGCAGACGTGTGTGTGACGCCGGTCTTGACGCTAGATGAAGCCAAAGAGCATCCTCTATTCGCGCATCAAGACGATCATCAGGCCACCGCAGGTTGGCAGGTTACCGCAACCGCTAATTAA